The Streptomyces sp. NBC_00162 sequence CCACCTCGCCGCGCGGCGAGGCGTCGTCGGTGATCTCGATCACGCGGGTTCCGGTCAGCCGGGAGGCTGCCGCCGCCGGGTCGCTGGCCGTGGCCGAGGCCAGCAGGAACACCGGATCGGAGCCGTAGCGGGCGCACAGCCGCCGCAGCCGGCGCAGCACCTGGGCCACGTGCGAGCCGAAGACCCCGCGGTAGGTGTGGCACTCGTCGATCACGACGTAGCGCAGGGCCTTCAGGAAGGAGGACCAGCGCGGGTGGGCCGGGAGGATGCCGCGGTGCAGCATGTCGGGGTTGGTGAGGACGTAATTGGCGTACTGACGCACCCATTCGCGTTCTTCTACCGGCGTGTCGCCGTCGTACACGGCGGGGCGGACGGCGTTGCCGAGCGGGGCGGCCAGTTCCCGTACGGCGCGCCGCTGATCGGCCGCCAGGGCCTTGGTGGGGGCCAGGTACAGGGCGGTGGCACCCCTGCCGTTCGGGGCCTCGGCGCCGTCCGCGAGGGCGGAGAGCACGGGCGCCAGATAGGCCAGCGACTTGCCCGAGGCGGTGCCGGTGGCGACGACCACGGACTCGCCGTCCAGGGCGTGCTCGGCCGCCGCGGCCTGGTGTTCCCACGGATGGCCGATCCCGGCTGCCTGAATTGCGGCTACGACATCCGTTCGGATGCGGTCGGGCCAGACTGCATGACGGCCCTCCCGAGGGGGCAAGTGCTCCGTATGGGTGATGCGCGCAGCCCGGGAAGACCCCCGTGACAGCCGGTCGAGGACCGTGCCGGGGGTGGGTCGAGGGTCCGCGGGTGCCGTGGGCCGACCGGGACGGTGAGTATTGGCCATTGGAACCGAGTGTGTCACTGGCGTGCGGGACAATGGTCCCAAGGCGTCGTGCGCGCCTGCCGGTAAGTGATTGAATGCCATCGCGGCAGCCAATCCCTCGCCTACCTTCGGGTGGGGAGGCCCCTGGGGGGCGCCGCTCGATAGCAAGGTGCTGGAGGATCCGTGGACCTGTCCCTGTCGACTCGCACTGTCGGCGACCGTACGGTCGTAGAGGTCGGTGGCGAGATTGATGTGTATACCGCGCCCAAGCTGCGCGAGCAGTTGGTCGAGTTGGTGAACGACGGCAGCTACCACCTGGTTGTCGACATGGAGCGAGTGGACTTCCTCGACTCCACCGGACTTGGTGTGCTCGTGGGAGGCCTCAAGCGCGTCCGCGCGCACGAGGGTTCGCTGCGTCTGGTGTGCAACCAGGAGCGCATCCTGAAGATCTTCCGCATCACTGGTCTGACCAAGGTGTTCCCGATCCACACCTCCGTGGAAGACGCCGTCAACGCCACCGACTGACGGCTCCCGAAGACTGGGAGCCGAAGAGGAGAGCGGGGGTACCGGGCCGCTGATGGCCCGGGCCCCTGTCCAGGCACGCCCGTAGTCCGAGGGGGACGCGCATGGCCACAGTTGAACTGCGCTTCAGCGCCCAGCCCGAACACGTCCGGACGGCCCGCTTGGTCGCGGCCGCCGTGGCGCGCCGGGCCGGAGTGGAGGAAGCCGTCCTCGACGAGGTCCGCCTCGCCGTGGGCGAGGCCTGCTCGCGTGCCGTCGGACTGCACCGCAGCAACGGGCTGACCGCGCCCGTCCGGGTCGTCCTGACCGAGGAGGAGAAGGTGTTCTCCATCGAGGTCGGCGACGAGGTTCCCGGACCGGGCGGCGGCCCGGCCGATGCCGTGTCCGGCATCGCGGCCGTCCTGGACCCCGACATCGAGGGCGAGGACGAGATGGGCCTCGCCGTGATCAGCGGGCTCGTCGACGACGTCGAGGTGACCAGTGGGGAATCGGGCGGGACCATCCGGATGAGCTGGCCCGTCGCGGGGGGCTCCGACCTGCCGTAGATCCACAGCGCGCGGATTCCTTCGTATCTTCCGATCTTTATCAAGGCCCTGCTGAGCAGGGCCTTTTCCATTTCTCTAGATCAATGACCGGGCGTCAATGCCTTTGCCCCATTACTTCTTTCGGGGGTAATGGAGTGACGCGATCTATTGCTGAGGAGCGAGAGCACGCCAATTCCGTTTCCTGCGCACTGTTTTGATCAGGGTGCGCTCCCTACAATCCGTCCACATCTTGAGCTCATCACGTCAAGGAGGACGAATGACGGGGCTCTTCACCCCTATCGCGCCGGATCGCACCTCTGATCTGGCAGCCGCAGTACTCACCGATGAGAATCGGCTCATCGTGATCGTCATCGCGGCCGTGGCACTGGCCGCGCTCGTCGTCGCGCAGATCCTGGTCCGCCAGGTGCTCGCCGCCGACGAGGGAACCGACAGCATGAAGAAGATCGCCGCGGCGGTTCAGGAGGGCGCCAACGCCTACCTGGGCCGTCAGCTGCGCACCCTCGGCGTCTTCGCCGTCGTGGTGTTCTTCCTGCTCTTCCTGCTCCCCGCCGACACCTGGTCACAGCGGGCGGGACGTTCCGCCTTCTTCCTCGTGGGCGCCCTCTTCTCGGCGGCCACCGGCTACATCGGCATGCGGCTCGCGGTCCGCGCCAACGTCCGCGTGGCCGCCGCCGCACGCGAGGCCACCCCCGCCGAGGGCGAGCCCGCCAAGGACCTGACCGAGGTCTCCCACAAGGCGATGAGAATCGCCTTCCGTACGGGTGGCGTGGTCGGCATGTTCACCGTCGGCCTCGGCCTGCTCGGCGCCTCCTGCGTCGTGCTGGTCTACGCGGCCGACGCGCCCAAGGTCCTGGAGGGCTTCGGGCTCGGCGCCGCGCTGATCGCGATGTTCATGCGTGTCGGCGGCGGCATCTTCACCAAGGCCGCCGACGTCGGCGCCGACCTGGTCGGCAAGGTCGAGCAGGGCATTCCGGAGGACGACCCGCGCAATGCCGCGACCATCGCCGACAACGTGGGCGACAACGTCGGCGACTGCGCCGGAATGGCCGCCGACCTCTTCGAGTCGTACGCCGTCACCCTGGTGGCCGCGCTGATCCTCGGCAAGGCCGCCTTCGGCGACCTGGGCCTGGCCTTCCCGCTGATCGTCCCCGCGATCGGCGTGATCACGGCCATGATCGGCATCTTCGCGGTCTCCCCGCGCCGCAGCGACCGCAGCGGCATGACCGCCATCAACCGCGGCTTCTTCATCTCCGCCGTGATCTCCCTGGTGCTGGTCGCGATCGCCGTCTACGCCTACCTGCCGGCCACCTACAAGGAGCTGGAGGGCGTCGAGAGCGCCGCGATCCTGAACCACTCCGGCGACCCGCGCGTGCTGGCCGTCGTATCCGTGGCGATCGGCATCGTCCTCGCGGCCCTGATCCAGCAGCTGACCGGCTACTTCACCGAGACCAACCGCCGTCCCGTCCGGGACATCGGCAAGTCCTCGCTCACGGGAGCGGCCACCGTCATCCTCGCCGGCATCTCGGTCGGCCTGGAATCCGCGGTCTACACGGCGCTGCTGATCGGCCTCGGCGTCTACGGGGCGTTCCTGCTCGGCGGCACGTCGATCCTGCTCGCGCTCTTCGCGGTGGCCCTGGCCGGCACCGGCCTGCTCACCACCGTCGGCGTCATCGTCGCCATGGACACCTTCGGGCCCGTCTCCGACAACGCCCAGGGCATCGCCGAGATGTCCGGCGACGTCGAGGGCGCCGGGGCGCAGGTGCTGACCGACCTGGACGCGGTGGGCAACACCACCAAGGCCATCACCAAGGGCATCGCCATCGCCACGGCCGTGCTCGCCGCGGCCGCGCTGTTCGGCTCGTACAACGACGCGATCGCCACCGCGGTCAGGGAAGTCGGAGCCAAGGCCGGGGAGATGAACCTCAGCCTGGACATCGCGCAGCCCAACAACCTCGTGGGGCTGATCCTGGGCGCGGCGGTCGTGTTCCTGTTCTCGGGCCTGGCCATCAACGCGGTCGCCCGCTCCGCGGGCGCCGTGGTCTACGAGGTGCGCCGCCAGTTCCGCGAGCACCCCGGGATCATGGACTACTCCGAGAAGCCCGAGTACGGGCGCGTCGTGGACATCTGCACCAAGGACGCGCTGCGCGAGCTCGCCACGCCCGGCCTGCTCGCCGTCCTCACCCCGATCGCCGTGGGCTTTTCCCTCGGCGTCGGCGCCCTCGGCTCCTTCCTCGCGGGCGCCATCGGCACGGGCACGCTCATGGCGGTCTTCCTCGCCAACTCCGGCGGCGCGTGGGACAACGCGAAGAAGCTCGTCGAGGACGGCCACCACGGCGGCAAGGGCAGCGAGGCCCACGCGGCGGTCGTCATCGGCGACACGGTCGGCGACCCGTTCAAGGACACCGCCGGTCCGGCCATCAACCCGCTGCTCAAGGTCATGAACCTGGTGGCGCTGCTGATCGCCCCGGCCGTAGTGCAGTTCAGCTACGGCGCGGACGCCAGTCCGACCGTACGGGCGGTCGTCGCGGTCCTCGCGATCGGCGTCATCGTCGGCGCGGTGTACGTCTCCAAGCGCCGCGGCATCGCCGTCGGCGACGAGACCGAGGGCGGAGCCGCCGAGCGGGTGGGCCAGCCGGCCGACCCCGCGACGGTCTCCTGACCCGAGGCACGACAGCGGCAGGGGCAGGGCCGGGCAGGGCCGGCCGTACGCCCGAAGGGCGGACAGGCGGCGCGGACTGACGCGCCGTCTGTCCGCCTTTGTGCGTCCCCGGATGGCGGCCGTGTATCTTCCGGGCCGAGAGCCTTCGAAGGGACCAATCCGGTGAACAAGAAGTTTGCGGCCGCATTGTCGGGCGGTGCGGCACTGATGCTCGTGCTGTCCGGCTGCGGTGGGGACGACGGCGACAAGAAGGCCGACGCCTGGGCCAAGAAGGTCTGTGACCAGTGGCAGCCCGAACTCAACAAGGTCGAGTCGGCCAACGCCGAGATCAAGCGCGTGGCGACGGAGAGCAGCAAGCCCGAGGAGGTCCAGAAGACCGACTCGGCGGCGTTCGCGACCATGTCCGAGTCGTACAAGACCATGGGGGCCGCGCTGCAGCAGGCGGGAGTTCCGCCGGTCAAGAACGGCCAGGCCACCCTGGACGCGGCCGCCAAGGGCTTCGAGGAGACCTCCAAGGGCTACGCCGACCTGAAGGCCAAGATGGACGCCCTCGACGTCAAGGACCAGACGAAGTTCGCCGAGGGCCTCAAGGAGCTCGCGGGCGGCCTTCAGGAGGCCACGAAGGGCGGCAAGGACGCACTCGCCCAGCTCAACGCGGGCGGCCTGGACAAGGCGATGAACACCCAGAAGGGCTGCCAGGTCGCGGCGCCCTCGCCGTCGCCCAAGTAACCCGGTGAGCCGGTGAGCTGACGACGGCGGTGAGCTGACGGCGGCCGGGGCGGCCGTGTCCCGGAAGGGGGCCCGGCCGCCCCGTCGCACGTCCGGCCAGGGCACGTCGCGCCGATGCCCGCGCCGACGCCAGCGCGGGCGCACGCATTGTCCGCCCCAGCGGCCACAAT is a genomic window containing:
- a CDS encoding sodium-translocating pyrophosphatase gives rise to the protein MTGLFTPIAPDRTSDLAAAVLTDENRLIVIVIAAVALAALVVAQILVRQVLAADEGTDSMKKIAAAVQEGANAYLGRQLRTLGVFAVVVFFLLFLLPADTWSQRAGRSAFFLVGALFSAATGYIGMRLAVRANVRVAAAAREATPAEGEPAKDLTEVSHKAMRIAFRTGGVVGMFTVGLGLLGASCVVLVYAADAPKVLEGFGLGAALIAMFMRVGGGIFTKAADVGADLVGKVEQGIPEDDPRNAATIADNVGDNVGDCAGMAADLFESYAVTLVAALILGKAAFGDLGLAFPLIVPAIGVITAMIGIFAVSPRRSDRSGMTAINRGFFISAVISLVLVAIAVYAYLPATYKELEGVESAAILNHSGDPRVLAVVSVAIGIVLAALIQQLTGYFTETNRRPVRDIGKSSLTGAATVILAGISVGLESAVYTALLIGLGVYGAFLLGGTSILLALFAVALAGTGLLTTVGVIVAMDTFGPVSDNAQGIAEMSGDVEGAGAQVLTDLDAVGNTTKAITKGIAIATAVLAAAALFGSYNDAIATAVREVGAKAGEMNLSLDIAQPNNLVGLILGAAVVFLFSGLAINAVARSAGAVVYEVRRQFREHPGIMDYSEKPEYGRVVDICTKDALRELATPGLLAVLTPIAVGFSLGVGALGSFLAGAIGTGTLMAVFLANSGGAWDNAKKLVEDGHHGGKGSEAHAAVVIGDTVGDPFKDTAGPAINPLLKVMNLVALLIAPAVVQFSYGADASPTVRAVVAVLAIGVIVGAVYVSKRRGIAVGDETEGGAAERVGQPADPATVS
- a CDS encoding small secreted protein, with amino-acid sequence MNKKFAAALSGGAALMLVLSGCGGDDGDKKADAWAKKVCDQWQPELNKVESANAEIKRVATESSKPEEVQKTDSAAFATMSESYKTMGAALQQAGVPPVKNGQATLDAAAKGFEETSKGYADLKAKMDALDVKDQTKFAEGLKELAGGLQEATKGGKDALAQLNAGGLDKAMNTQKGCQVAAPSPSPK
- a CDS encoding ATP-binding protein, whose product is MATVELRFSAQPEHVRTARLVAAAVARRAGVEEAVLDEVRLAVGEACSRAVGLHRSNGLTAPVRVVLTEEEKVFSIEVGDEVPGPGGGPADAVSGIAAVLDPDIEGEDEMGLAVISGLVDDVEVTSGESGGTIRMSWPVAGGSDLP
- the bldG gene encoding anti-sigma factor antagonist BldG; this encodes MDLSLSTRTVGDRTVVEVGGEIDVYTAPKLREQLVELVNDGSYHLVVDMERVDFLDSTGLGVLVGGLKRVRAHEGSLRLVCNQERILKIFRITGLTKVFPIHTSVEDAVNATD